Proteins co-encoded in one Desulfitobacterium hafniense DCB-2 genomic window:
- a CDS encoding benzoate/H(+) symporter BenE family transporter produces MMGTSMSRTNKAGLRDLNLRNFAAGIVSALLAVTGPPAIILEAAANGNFTTSQTILWMFSCYVVGGIYSILIPWYYKMPIVGAHSITGVAFLATVTAHFSYSEMIGAYIISALLMLAVGVFGIFSKLLEYVPKEIIAVMLAGMITRYMVNFVNSMTELPLIGGVALAVFLIFSKWKTKIPPMVAGIAMGTVLLFLTQPLEGAVLGSSPVMPALQMPTFNPLSFLSVSIPLALLILSNDAAVGLGALEQNDYRPPINKIISLSGIFSVLTSFFGGQSANVAGMMSAICADPEAGPKEKRYMGAVVSGVIILFFGLFAWKLVPLIQVLPKSFTSLLVGFALLGVFGNSLSTGFSNPKMKLSAALTFVIALSNITLLNISAPIWSLLIGTLVARFIEK; encoded by the coding sequence ATGATGGGGACAAGCATGAGCAGAACTAATAAAGCCGGTTTAAGGGATTTAAACCTTCGGAACTTCGCGGCGGGCATCGTATCGGCATTGCTTGCTGTAACCGGTCCACCGGCCATCATACTTGAAGCGGCCGCTAATGGTAACTTTACAACGTCCCAGACCATACTCTGGATGTTTTCCTGTTATGTGGTCGGGGGGATTTACAGTATTCTTATCCCCTGGTATTATAAAATGCCCATAGTAGGTGCCCACTCCATTACCGGAGTGGCTTTTCTAGCCACGGTCACCGCCCATTTTTCTTATTCGGAGATGATCGGCGCCTATATCATCTCGGCTCTTTTAATGTTAGCAGTTGGCGTGTTTGGAATCTTTTCCAAGCTTCTTGAGTATGTACCGAAGGAGATTATAGCGGTCATGCTGGCCGGCATGATTACCCGGTATATGGTGAACTTTGTTAACTCGATGACGGAGCTTCCCCTAATCGGGGGAGTGGCTCTTGCTGTCTTTTTGATTTTCAGCAAATGGAAAACCAAGATTCCGCCTATGGTCGCAGGTATTGCGATGGGGACTGTGCTTTTATTCCTGACTCAGCCCTTGGAAGGTGCGGTCTTGGGTTCTTCGCCGGTTATGCCTGCTCTTCAGATGCCCACCTTTAATCCACTAAGCTTTCTATCCGTATCGATCCCTTTGGCCTTGCTTATTCTCAGTAATGATGCTGCCGTAGGCTTAGGAGCTTTAGAACAAAACGACTATCGCCCCCCTATTAATAAGATTATTTCCTTGAGCGGCATTTTCTCAGTCCTTACCAGCTTTTTTGGCGGACAATCAGCTAATGTGGCAGGTATGATGTCGGCTATCTGTGCTGATCCTGAAGCAGGCCCCAAGGAAAAGCGCTACATGGGGGCGGTGGTCTCGGGAGTTATTATCCTCTTCTTCGGCCTCTTCGCCTGGAAGCTGGTGCCGTTGATTCAAGTATTGCCCAAATCTTTCACTTCTCTGCTGGTGGGCTTTGCTCTGCTGGGGGTGTTTGGGAATAGCTTATCCACCGGATTTTCAAACCCGAAAATGAAACTAAGTGCTGCGCTGACTTTTGTTATCGCCTTGTCCAATATCACCCTGTTGAATATCAGTGCCCCCATTTGGTCCCTTCTCATTGGGACTTTAGTCGCAAGGTTTATAGAGAAATGA